The following coding sequences lie in one Capsicum annuum cultivar UCD-10X-F1 chromosome 5, UCD10Xv1.1, whole genome shotgun sequence genomic window:
- the LOC107872095 gene encoding uncharacterized protein LOC107872095, with product MSNAMSKKKDDSGAFIIPCTIGTHKFDKALCDLDASINLMSYTVYENLGLGASTPTIMRLLIAYRSIKKPIGVLYDVLVKVDRFILPMNFIMLDYEINHEISIILGRPFMATGRALVDIERGEMIFWVHIDGVSFRLCKAEKQLSGLKVVSIIDVIDDGEEVGSGHLKDPT from the coding sequence ATGTCCAATGCCATGTCTAAAAAGAAGGATGACTCGGGTGCTTTTATaatcccttgcaccattgggACTCACAAATTTGacaaggcattatgtgatcttgatgctagcataaatttgatgtcaTACACGGTGTATGAAAATCTTGGGTTGGGTGCTTCTACACCCACCATCATGAGATTATTAATAGCATATCGCTCAATCAAGAAACCGATTGGGGTGctatatgatgtattggtaaaagtTGATAGATTCATTCTCCCGATGAACTTTATTATGCTTGATTATGAAATTAACCATGAAATATCAATAATCCTTGGGAGACCTTTCATGGCAACGGGAAGGGCATTAGTGGATATAGAACGTGGAGAAATGATATTCTGGGTACATATTGATGGAGTCTCATTCCGGTTATGCAAAGCTGAGAAGCAACTAAGTGGGTTAAAAGTGGTCTCAattattgatgttattgatgatgGAGAGGAGGTTGGGTCAGGTCATCTTAAAGACCCaacttga